A single genomic interval of Lactococcus sp. S-13 harbors:
- the psiE gene encoding phosphate-starvation-inducible protein PsiE, translating to MKDYFNCIEEKMIKFLTKISFLSLIIVGLVIVYLLFREIYSLIILAMQPETGGNYYDSLKGILSFFIFFEFLTLIITSLRNRGHVSLIFLLSLGITSLIRLLLTYHEHLMGVMLISSAILLLIISVVILKKFIFPNDDTDEHL from the coding sequence TTGAAAGATTACTTTAATTGTATTGAAGAAAAAATGATAAAATTCTTAACCAAAATCAGCTTTTTATCCTTGATTATTGTCGGTTTAGTCATCGTCTATCTTCTATTTCGCGAAATTTATTCGTTGATTATTTTAGCGATGCAGCCTGAAACGGGTGGGAATTACTATGATAGTTTGAAAGGAATTTTATCCTTCTTTATCTTCTTTGAATTTTTAACATTAATCATCACCTCCTTACGAAATCGTGGACACGTTTCTCTCATCTTTTTATTATCTTTGGGGATTACATCACTGATTCGACTTTTACTCACTTATCACGAGCATCTGATGGGCGTCATGTTGATTTCCAGCGCCATCCTGCTGCTGATTATAAGTGTGGTGATTTTGAAAAAATTTATTTTTCCAAATGATGACACTGATGAGCATCTCTAA
- the coaA gene encoding type I pantothenate kinase — protein sequence MNEFINFDEISRETWQNLYKTSIAPLTHDELESIRSLNDEISLQDVQDVYLPLVHLLRLYKKNLEDMSFSKGLFLQKIVKTPPLIIGISGSVAVGKSTTARLVQVLLSRAFPKLTVDLVTTDGFLFTTKELKDRGILDRKGFPESYDMERLTDFLYHVKEGEKCQVPIYSHETYDILPDQNQLIDSPDILIVEGINVLQNPQNQMLYISDFYDFSIYVDADEKLIEKWYLERFDSLLKLAKSDETNFYHQFTKMPADKVVNLARETWARVNRVNLREYIEPTRNRAEVILHKSEKHYIDKIYLKKF from the coding sequence ATGAATGAATTCATCAATTTTGACGAAATTAGCCGTGAAACTTGGCAAAACCTTTATAAAACATCAATTGCGCCTTTGACGCATGATGAGCTTGAATCCATCCGCTCGCTCAACGACGAAATTAGCTTACAGGATGTTCAAGATGTCTATTTGCCGCTGGTTCACCTGCTGCGCCTCTACAAGAAGAACTTGGAAGATATGAGCTTTTCTAAGGGACTTTTCTTGCAAAAAATCGTGAAAACACCGCCTTTAATTATTGGAATTTCGGGTTCTGTGGCTGTTGGGAAATCAACGACGGCACGGCTCGTTCAGGTGCTTCTTTCACGTGCTTTTCCAAAGTTGACGGTTGATTTGGTCACGACGGATGGCTTTCTTTTTACAACAAAAGAACTGAAAGACCGCGGTATTCTTGATCGCAAAGGTTTTCCTGAAAGCTACGATATGGAGCGCTTGACCGATTTTCTCTACCATGTCAAGGAGGGCGAAAAATGTCAAGTTCCGATTTATTCGCACGAAACTTATGATATTTTGCCTGATCAAAATCAACTCATCGACAGCCCAGACATCCTCATCGTCGAAGGGATCAATGTGTTGCAAAATCCGCAAAATCAAATGCTTTACATCAGCGATTTTTACGATTTTTCAATCTACGTTGATGCTGACGAAAAATTGATTGAGAAATGGTATTTAGAACGATTTGACAGTCTCTTAAAGTTGGCAAAATCTGACGAAACAAATTTTTATCATCAATTTACAAAAATGCCTGCGGACAAAGTCGTTAATTTGGCCCGTGAAACTTGGGCGCGCGTCAATCGTGTCAATTTACGCGAATACATTGAGCCGACCCGCAACCGTGCCGAAGTTATTCTTCATAAATCAGAAAAACATTATATTGATAAAATTTATCTTAAAAAATTCTAA
- a CDS encoding class I SAM-dependent methyltransferase, which yields MVKTNMYYEDNRDLAHDLQKLTVELLDLPMHFLTDRGVFSKNAIDYGSRVLLENYEPEMAKTLLDVGCGYGTLGLTLAKKFDLAVTMVDVNGRALELCQQNAQNNAVSPVEIKRSDRYENISESYDAIISNPPIRAGKEVVHGILTGAFDHLNTGGHLTIVIQKKQGAPSAQKKMEEVFGNCEIIAKDKGYFILRSYKK from the coding sequence ATGGTAAAAACAAATATGTATTATGAAGACAATCGTGATTTAGCACACGATTTGCAAAAATTGACTGTCGAACTCTTGGACTTGCCGATGCATTTCCTGACCGACCGCGGTGTTTTTTCTAAAAATGCAATTGACTACGGGTCGCGTGTCTTATTAGAAAATTATGAGCCAGAAATGGCAAAAACTTTACTTGATGTCGGCTGCGGCTACGGAACCTTGGGACTGACTCTGGCCAAAAAATTTGATTTAGCAGTGACCATGGTTGATGTCAACGGTCGGGCCTTAGAATTGTGCCAGCAAAATGCTCAAAATAATGCGGTAAGCCCTGTTGAAATCAAACGTTCTGACCGCTATGAAAACATCAGCGAAAGCTACGATGCCATCATTTCCAACCCGCCTATTCGAGCAGGAAAAGAAGTTGTGCATGGCATTTTGACAGGCGCTTTTGACCACCTGAATACAGGAGGGCATTTGACCATTGTTATTCAGAAAAAACAAGGTGCTCCCTCGGCCCAAAAGAAAATGGAAGAAGTTTTTGGAAATTGTGAAATCATTGCCAAAGATAAGGGCTACTTCATTTTACGGAGCTACAAAAAGTGA
- a CDS encoding GNAT family N-acetyltransferase, producing MRRIKSVSATSSIEELELEELVKAWPVVKQLRSQLTLEKFCETATKMPAYRAFVFQENGTILAYAGFSEQLNLYEGHHLFVYELVVDATKRHRGLGKILLDEVANEGKKQGCEQLVLTSGLEKAAAHQFYEKKMKLTKTSFVFRKAL from the coding sequence ATGAGGAGAATAAAATCAGTTTCAGCTACAAGTTCCATTGAAGAACTTGAACTCGAAGAATTAGTAAAGGCTTGGCCGGTCGTCAAGCAACTCCGTAGTCAGTTAACTTTGGAAAAATTTTGTGAAACCGCTACAAAAATGCCAGCTTATCGAGCATTTGTTTTCCAAGAAAATGGCACAATTCTTGCTTATGCTGGCTTTAGTGAACAACTCAATCTTTATGAAGGACATCATCTTTTTGTTTATGAACTCGTTGTTGATGCTACGAAACGCCATCGAGGGCTTGGAAAAATACTCTTAGACGAGGTGGCCAACGAAGGAAAAAAACAAGGCTGTGAACAGCTTGTCTTGACATCTGGTTTAGAAAAAGCAGCAGCACATCAATTTTATGAGAAAAAAATGAAATTAACAAAAACAAGTTTTGTTTTTAGAAAGGCTTTATAA
- a CDS encoding pyrimidine-nucleoside phosphorylase, with product MSYRMVDLIQKKREGGAFSKPEINWIIENYVSGAVPDYQMSALAMAIYFKGMTTEETAALTMAMVHSGKEFDLSSIAGVKVDKHSTGGVGDKVTLILAPLVASFGVPVAKMSGRGLGHTGGTLDKLESIPGFNIEKTEAGFIEQVKETGIAVIGQSDELVKADKLLYALRDVTATVDIIPLIASSVMSKKIAAGSDAILLDVTVGDGAFMKSVEDARVLARTMVDLGRSVGRETVAVITNMSQPLGFAIGNRNEITEAVQTLKGQAPQAFQEFIAELAQIMLQLAGVEKTIPEILEHLHNGAAYAKFVAMVKAQGGDPSAFENLTAPLKVKNTLEIRADKAGFISCEKALGIGIVAMKLGAGRATKADKIDFEAGVTLAKKVGDAVAVGDLIATLYSNQAITEELVREFTDNLVISDEQVHQKEILEIVR from the coding sequence ATGAGCTATCGTATGGTTGACCTCATCCAAAAAAAACGAGAAGGCGGCGCTTTTAGCAAGCCTGAAATCAATTGGATTATTGAAAATTATGTCAGTGGTGCAGTACCTGATTATCAAATGTCAGCACTGGCTATGGCGATTTATTTTAAAGGAATGACGACAGAAGAAACAGCAGCGCTCACCATGGCGATGGTGCACTCAGGTAAAGAGTTTGATCTGAGCAGTATTGCTGGCGTTAAAGTGGATAAACATTCTACTGGCGGCGTGGGGGATAAAGTGACCTTGATTTTAGCCCCACTCGTTGCTTCATTTGGCGTTCCAGTGGCTAAAATGTCTGGGCGGGGTCTCGGGCATACCGGCGGGACTCTGGATAAATTAGAATCCATCCCCGGCTTTAATATTGAAAAAACAGAAGCAGGTTTCATTGAGCAAGTGAAGGAAACAGGAATCGCGGTTATTGGCCAATCTGATGAACTCGTCAAGGCGGATAAACTCCTCTATGCCCTGCGTGATGTGACGGCGACTGTTGATATCATCCCGCTGATTGCAAGTTCAGTCATGTCCAAAAAAATTGCTGCGGGCTCAGACGCCATCTTGCTTGATGTGACCGTCGGTGATGGAGCTTTCATGAAATCAGTAGAAGATGCGCGCGTCCTTGCTCGCACAATGGTTGATTTGGGACGCTCTGTTGGTCGCGAAACCGTTGCAGTCATCACCAATATGAGTCAACCACTTGGTTTTGCGATTGGTAATCGAAATGAAATCACAGAAGCTGTTCAGACCTTGAAAGGACAAGCACCACAGGCTTTTCAAGAATTTATTGCTGAATTAGCTCAAATTATGCTACAATTGGCAGGGGTTGAAAAGACAATCCCTGAGATTCTTGAACATCTACATAATGGGGCAGCCTATGCAAAATTTGTCGCAATGGTCAAAGCTCAAGGCGGAGACCCAAGCGCTTTTGAAAATTTGACAGCTCCTTTGAAAGTTAAAAATACATTAGAAATTCGAGCTGACAAAGCAGGTTTCATTTCTTGTGAAAAAGCATTAGGTATTGGGATTGTTGCCATGAAACTTGGCGCTGGACGCGCAACAAAAGCAGATAAAATTGACTTTGAAGCGGGTGTAACCTTAGCTAAAAAGGTTGGCGATGCTGTTGCTGTCGGTGATTTAATCGCTACGCTTTATTCCAATCAAGCCATTACTGAAGAGCTGGTTCGTGAATTTACGGATAATTTGGTCATTAGTGACGAGCAAGTTCATCAAAAAGAAATCTTAGAAATCGTTAGATAA
- the deoC gene encoding deoxyribose-phosphate aldolase translates to MQINKYIDHTILKADAPKSKVQQIIDEAKKYDFMSVCINPTWVSYAAEELKDTDVKVCTVIGFPLGANTSEVKAFEAKNALENGADEIDMVINIGAAKAGDWDLVEADIAAVNAVKADKLLKVIIETSLLTDEEKVKACEACVRVGVDFVKTSTGFSTGGATVADVKLMRQTVGPDMGVKASGGVHNLAEAQAMIDAGATRLGVSAGVAIMEGLTSDASY, encoded by the coding sequence ATGCAAATTAACAAATACATCGATCACACTATCCTTAAAGCTGACGCACCAAAGTCAAAAGTACAACAAATCATTGATGAAGCTAAAAAATATGACTTCATGAGTGTTTGTATCAACCCAACTTGGGTGAGCTATGCGGCTGAAGAATTGAAAGACACAGACGTTAAAGTCTGCACAGTCATTGGTTTCCCTCTTGGTGCAAATACTTCAGAAGTCAAAGCGTTTGAAGCGAAAAATGCGCTTGAAAATGGAGCAGATGAGATTGACATGGTTATCAACATTGGTGCTGCTAAAGCTGGAGATTGGGATCTTGTTGAAGCTGACATTGCCGCTGTTAACGCAGTCAAGGCTGATAAATTGCTCAAAGTCATCATCGAAACAAGTCTTTTGACTGATGAAGAAAAAGTCAAAGCCTGTGAAGCTTGTGTCCGTGTTGGTGTTGATTTTGTTAAAACATCAACTGGTTTTTCAACAGGTGGTGCAACAGTGGCTGATGTCAAATTGATGCGTCAAACAGTAGGGCCTGATATGGGAGTTAAAGCTTCTGGTGGCGTTCATAATTTGGCAGAAGCACAAGCGATGATTGATGCTGGCGCAACACGTTTAGGGGTGTCTGCTGGTGTGGCTATCATGGAAGGACTTACTTCGGATGCCAGCTACTAA